The genomic region TGGCGGCGTGGGCGCCCCCGTTAATCACGTTCATCAACGGAACGGGCAGCACGTTAGAGATCGGACCGCCTAAGTAACGATAGAGCGGAATTCCCAGGGCGTCCGCGCCCGCTTTCGCCGTGGCCAGAGACACGGCTAAAATCGCATTGGCGCCGAGATTGGCTTTGTTGGGGGAACCGTCGAGGGCGATCGCCGTATGGTCTACCGTGGCTTGATCTAAACCGTCCAACCCTTCGAGGTTAGGGGCGATTTTGTGGATGACATTATCCACCGCCGTTTGAACCCCTTTACCGCCATAACGATTTTTGTCGCCGTCGCGCAGTTCGTGAGCTTCAAACGAGCCCGTGGAAGCGCCGCTAGGAACTTGAGCCAGACCCCGGGCGCCATTGGCCAAGATTACCTCGGCTTCAATGGTCGGACGTCCGCGAGAATCGAGAATTTCGCGGGCGTTAATCATGTCAATCGCCGTATTATCTAACATACTGATGATTCCCTCTTCTGCTTGCAGGATTTGGAGTGCAACTCGCCAATCGTGGACTGTTCGAGCGATCGCCCCTCCCCATAGCCGGACAGGACCGGAGGGGCGATCGAGGCAAACTCTCAAATAAACTCTCAAAAGTTTACCGGATTTACTTCCCCGATAGCGTTAGCCTAGCTACGATGCGCTAACCGAGTCCCCAACGCGATCGAAATCTAAACTCCAAACTCTAAACTCCAAACTCCAAACTCCCCAAAACCCCTCCCTTTACAATAAAAAAGAAACTCGCAACAGGAGGGTCTCGATGCGACTGTTACACACCATGCTGCGCGTCGGCAATTTAGACAAATCCCTAGATTTTTACTGCAACATCCTCGGGATGAACTTGCTGCGCCAAAAAGACTATCCCGGCGGTGAATTCACCCTCGCCTTCGTCGGATACGGCGACGAGTCCGAAACTGCCGTCATCGAGTTGACCTATAACTGGGGGAAAGACCATTACGACCTCGGCGACGGTTACGGTCACATCGCCCTCGGCGTAGATGACATTTACGGCGTTTGCGAACAAATCAAAGCCAAAGGCGGCACCGTCACCCGCGAACCCGGACCGATGAAACACGGATCCACCGTGATTGCTTTCGTCCAAGATCCCGACGGCTATAAAATCGAGTTAATTCAACTGGGAACCCAGGGATCGGCCACGGAAAAAGAGAAAGCGACTGCAGCGAGTTAAATCAGGCTCGACGGCGGGCGTCGGTACGCCCGCCTCGATCGCGACAGCAAAGCCGTTCGGGGGAAAATCTGAGATAGACTACAGGTGTTCGTTTCCCGTGATTTTGAG from Oxynema aestuarii AP17 harbors:
- the gloA gene encoding lactoylglutathione lyase, giving the protein MRLLHTMLRVGNLDKSLDFYCNILGMNLLRQKDYPGGEFTLAFVGYGDESETAVIELTYNWGKDHYDLGDGYGHIALGVDDIYGVCEQIKAKGGTVTREPGPMKHGSTVIAFVQDPDGYKIELIQLGTQGSATEKEKATAAS